A single genomic interval of Aureliella helgolandensis harbors:
- the ribH gene encoding 6,7-dimethyl-8-ribityllumazine synthase, which yields MIGITVAQYNSNITDRLLEGALKTLSEAGYAKELVPVIHVPGAWELALAARRLAARPDIRGVVALGAVIRGETTHDQHINRAVSNALMDLMMETLKPIGFGLLTCNTLEQAIHRAGGNVGNKGCETAEAVLAMLV from the coding sequence ATGATCGGAATTACCGTAGCCCAATACAATTCCAACATCACCGACCGCTTGCTCGAAGGCGCCTTGAAAACGCTCAGCGAAGCCGGGTATGCGAAGGAATTGGTGCCTGTCATCCACGTCCCAGGTGCATGGGAACTCGCCCTGGCCGCCCGTAGACTCGCCGCTCGCCCCGATATTCGAGGCGTGGTTGCTCTAGGTGCAGTCATTCGCGGCGAAACCACGCACGATCAACATATCAATCGCGCCGTGAGCAACGCCCTGATGGACTTGATGATGGAAACACTCAAGCCGATCGGTTTTGGACTGCTGACTTGCAACACGCTCGAACAAGCGATCCATCGAGCTGGTGGTAATGTGGGTAACAAAGGCTGCGAAACGGCCGAAGCCGTTTTAGCGATGCTCGTCTGA